The Prinia subflava isolate CZ2003 ecotype Zambia chromosome 6, Cam_Psub_1.2, whole genome shotgun sequence genome contains the following window.
ACCAGGGGGGGACACAGGAGGTTTTCCTCACTGGGGACTCCTGGAAGCCTCCAGCACAGGATTAAGGCTGCTTTCCACAGGCAGCTTTAGTGAGCTTGTGGTTTGGTGCTTtattttctcactgaaggtTGGCAAAGTGTCCTCCTTTATTTCTGGCTCTGACAGGGGTTGCTTGTTCTCTGCAGGACTCTCTAGCTGAAGTTGAGGAGAAATACAAGAAGGCTATGGTGTCAAATGCTCAGCTGGACAATGAGAAAACCAACTTCATGTACCAAGTGGACACCCTGAAGGATGCGCTcttggagctggaggagcagctggcagaaTCCAGGAGGCAGTATGAAGAGAAAAGTAAAGTATGTAAATAGCTCTGGCATGGGAAATAACAGGGAGAGATTTGGAGAGGGGTAGAGATCTTTGGGAGGAGGCAGCTAAATTATTACTCAAGATTTCAACCAAGTAGCTGGTTTAATGAATATGAAGTGGAATACCAATTTGTTGTGTACTTGTGATCATAGAAATGAGAATTTTCCCTAAGCCATTTCTGAAGAAGGGGAGAAATGTTGTAGCTGGTAAAGGCTACATTGATACTATCACATCACATCTCCTTTTCTATTCCATCTCTAAAGTAAATTCATGTGGTTTGTCCATAGGGACTTCTGGAGCACTTTTACACACAAAGATGTCTCCAGGCAGCCTGTGGGAGAATTGTGCTGTTCAGACAATTCAAGCAGCTCCACGGTTAAATGTTGAATTAAGTTTTACATTCATTTAGGAGCTGACAGTGATTTGGtgttaaataataaaactgGGGCTTATGTTTTCAAAACTGCCTTCTTGTAGCTTGGGGCATTTGACTACACCCCACTTCAAAACACAGTTCCTGAAAGATACAgtgtggtttttcctttttacataAAGTCCAGCTGAGTTTCAGTTCATGGCCATGTGGGAAGAGTGGGTTAAATTCCCATCGATTCATCTGTGCAGTCTGAAGGACTGGAGTGTAAAAGCTCTTCAACCTGCTGCTCAGCTTATGAGATGGGCTAAATGATGTCTGTCATGTCAGTGTTTAGTGCAATAATAGCATCTTGGAAAAAGGACAAACTCGATAAAAATTGCACTCTTGTGGGATTGTGATTAGAGGGATATTCAAGAATTACATTGCAGTaagcattttctttgtgtttgggcttattttcctctttttgatGGGGTGCTATTTTTGATTAATAATAATCTTGTGAATATTCCATTATTCACAGGAATTTGAGAGGGAGAAGCACGCTCATAGCATATTGCAGTTTCAGTTCATGGAAATCAAAGAGGCTTtgaagcagagagaagaaatgctTGCAgtaagtaacttttttttttttaatggcttctTTGATTGTACATTCCCAAGTAGCAGTAGAGTGGAGAATATGAGGCATGGAGAATTTTATTCCAAATTCAAGTTACTCACCAGAAGAAATGTTACTGTTTCAGGCCAGACAGGTTCAGAGCTGACTAATGCAAATATTACTTTCCTAAGCATTATCTTATTCTTCCTAAGTATTGCATTTTGGACTGCTGTTTGTGGAGATGCAGAGGAAAATAACAGAACTGTGTAACTTGTTCTAAGTCGTGTTGTGGGTAATAAGATTGTCCTCAGGAGCACAGGTTCAGCTGGGATGTCAGAAACTGTGCATTGTAGATACTCATTTACTTTAGCACCTGGCTTTTTTCATTCTCTGGCCTCACTGCAATCTTGGCCTTCCTTGTTAACCTGTTACCTGCTTTCTGTCTTCTTGTTTTGCTCCTGCCCCTCAGGAAATCCAACAGCTGcaacagaaacagcagagcTATGTCAGGGAAATTTCCGATCTTCAGGAGACAATAGAgtggaaagacaaaaaaataggGGTAGGACTTGTCAGCTCCTGCAATGTGTTCAGAGTGACACTGTCATTCCCCACCTGATCCTGCTTTTGTAAAACCCCATGGATAAAACCCTCCCTCGTGCCTTTGCTTGGTGTGGCTGTCCTATGATGTTGCCAGTGAAGTAGCAAATAGCAAGTGTTGTGTTTGGCCAGTACCTTAAAATCCAAGGAAAACCTAGCAGCTGGTGTGCTTTCAAACCAAGGGTAATTGATTTGCTGTGCTGCACCATTTGCATTTGCCATATGGGGAGAGGAAATGCTATTTATAATGCAATTCCATCAGCACTGAGTTTTCGCTTATTCACATTTAATCTGCGGACTGAGCAGAAACTGGAGTGGGGTAAAGAGGTAGTGCAGCTATTTATAGGCTGTTGGGATGAAAGTCTCCCTTGCTTCTCATCCCTTCCCACCACCTCTTATCACAGCCACATGGAAACCCactctggttttcttttccagttgaACACTGAAAGGcttcctgagcagagcaggagaaagaaaTCTGGCAGCTTGCCCATGTTTGTGATGTCCAACAATTTGTAGCAGCTTCAAACTGAACATTGTCTAATTTTTTTGAGTTGTTCTATTTGTACCTATATAGAAATACTGGGAGGGGAGAGTTCAGTAGCCAAATATGCATTTGCACATGGTGCATCCCAGACTAAGGATGACTTAATGGCAGctttcaaattaattaaaatgtaaaataaaaagtctCCTGAAATCCAACGGGCCTAATTCTGTGCCCTTCCATTACCACATGGGAATGGCATGATGTCTTCAGTGTGCTTGCTAAAGCAATGTGGGCATGGATTAGTTTGTCTAGCAGACAAGAATAAAAAGTGGACCCTCATTTGAGGGACTCCTAATGAAGAATTGGGCTCTGAATGTCTTTGGCAGGAAATCTTGGTTCTTGAAGAAGCTGTGCCTTTCTTGGATTTGAAGTTTCTCTCTCTGCATGCAAACTCAGTCCTGTAATCTGTAAACTTGACCTTTTTCATCTGTGCCTCTTCCATCCCCTGAGTATCTTAAATCTGCTCATTTTTGTCTACATTTGCTTTTCACGGCCTTTACTTGtctcccttcctttcttcaCATCTCCTCGCCCTCTGTCTGTGTTGGGAACTCAGGCACTAGAGAGGCAGAAAGATTTCTTTGATTCCATAAGGAGTGAGCGGGATGACCTTAGAGACGAAGTGGTTGTGCTGAAGGAGCAACTGAAGGTATGCAAgaggaataaaagaaatttatatTCATCTGCTGACCCTTCCCCCCTGTACGTTTGGGCAGAAAAATTAAGTCTAGCTCAGTAGCAATAGCTCAATTTTCATGTTGCCTATAAATTGCCATTTTTCAGGGGTTTTGAATATAAAGTCCTTTCCCCTACTATTGATTGTGAGTTCTTAGTGTAGACTGGAGTATAAAGAAGGTTTTTTGTAGGAGACACTTCTGTGAGGAACATCTTATGCAGCagatttatgttaaaaaaaaccaaaagagcTGGGATCACATGCTTTCTGTCAGAGTGGCTGAACTGAGAACTGCAATATCTGTTCTCCTTCCTGACTCCCAGCCATATTTAATGGAATGATTGAAGCAATTGTTTATTCAGAGTATCTTGGACAAGAGCACTTGACAATCCTTCCCTTTCCGAGCAGCAGGCTCTAAAGCATTGCTTTTGCTTCCCACAGAAACATGGAATAATCCCAGACTCTGATATAGCCACCAACGGGGACACCTCAGACATTCTGGATAACGAAGGACACTTGGATTCTTCCCGACCTGCTCCAGGCACCACTCAGGCATTAAagccaggaggggaggggatgcTAGGTAAGTGCTGTGTGTCctctcagcccctcctgcctgtcTGTCCTTCATTCAGCCACCTTGCTTGGGTGGGGCAGTTGTGAGTGGGACAGTTAACACCACGCAGCATGCTCCTTGTCCAATCTCTCCTGTGCTTTTCCCTGCTTCGTGTTGATTTTGGCTCCCAGTGTGTCGTGCAGGGCAGACTTCACTTCCCCTGCAAGGTGACAAAGGATGGGAATACAAATAGGACATTGCAGATAAGGAGCAGTCATTCACATCGCCGTTTAAACCCTGAATTGCAAAATTGTCCCAGGATAATCCTACTGCTGCTCAGTATTTTTCAGGACACACCTTAaataatcaggggaaaaaaaggcattttggtTTTCTATAAAGAGTTTGTATGTTGGTTCATTGATACCCCTGAGAACTCTGCTtgaacagcagtgctgggctctgccaaaGCACACCAAAGGataaattctttatttctctgctaTTGAACTCTTTAAATTAACACTTCTGTGTCTTCACTCGTTACACTGACACTTAAATTCAAAGGATATAATTGATGTGGACAGCGCTAGGAAGGAGAAATCTGGTTGGCAAAACCCCTTCATGCTTTTATGTGGTGAATGGCCATTAGAGAACTATTGTACTCATGTAAGGAGAGAAAGTGATATTTTTTGGTTTgtcggattttttttttgttctaaatgAACATACTAATAAATAGCTGCAGGCAGCCAATTGTTGAAAGTGCAGGTTCTCTTGCTTTGAGCGTTTGGCTGCTTTTTCATCActcagtttctgaaaacaatgTGAAACACCAAAAACCAAGGTAAgggtgtatttttaaatgtaacatGTTTTCTTACGTCTCCTaaccctgtttttttttttaagaatagaTACAGCATAGACCCAAAAACTAACAACAAACACTATTGTTTTAATGTCTGttgcttttaaatataaatcGAAGGGAAACTGTtacaacaaaaataactttaaaagaACCACAGAAGTCCTCACCCATTTGGGTGGCTGAAATAAGGGGCACAGATTACCTGAGCTTTGATCTGTGTTGAGAGGTCTGAACAGCCAAATCATTTGCTTGCCAATCAGATTTTACATTCAGTGTCCATCACGTGCACTGATGATGCCTGtctgagatttttaaaagcaaaatattactGAATAATCCTTCATGATTCCATTGTAACAGCATCAGACCCCTGCATGGATAGAGGGGCGTCAGGGTTAAAGTTGTAGAGAGAATTGCTGAGGAGAAGCAGTCCTTAGAGGCCCTTCTGCAGGTATTGCTGTTAAATTGCACTGCTTCAACCCGTTGTTCTCCTCTGCCAAAGCTGTCATTCCCACAGCCAAGAGCAGAGAGCTCCTCCTTTACAAAAACACCAGCCAGCACCAGAGACTTCTTGCTTTGAGAGGGTGGTGGTGAGTTTCACTGATCAACCCCCTGGATCCTTACTAATTCAATCGCTGCTTTGCCTCACAAAATTGGCAAAAGCTGATCTTTTATTAACCCGTTCTTCTCGTTCTGTCTGCCGGGTTTTAAGTGGGGAGGTAAGTGCTGTGGTGTGGCCCCCTCAACTTTCTCAATGGTCTTTTAGGCAAAGCCAATGAAGTGGAgatgaaaaatgagattttggaggatgtggggaaaagagaaatcttGCAGAATACTGAGCATGAGGAACACAAAGAGGagtctgaggaggaggaggaagcacaGCCATTGCATGCTGCTGAAAATGCAAAGGCAGAACACATGGTTGAAGAACGGGACGCCCCGCCAACAGTGATGATCCCAGAGAGTAGGTGTGCAGAGCAAGGCCAAAGCCTCACAGCACCTGTGTCAGGGAGCGCTTCCTCcaacagtgacagtgacacagatGGCTTGGGAGAGGTCACAGAGTCCAGGGGCACGGCAGTCCAGCAGCCTGAGAGTACAGAGGCTGAACGGACAAATGAGAACTTGGAGCTGGGCTCTCCACAAGGCCACCAGATTTTTGAGACTCCTCAGGAAATGTTTTGTGACTCAGGTACAGAGCAGGAAGTGGGAGAAGCTGCACCCAACCAGGAAGAACAAGAGGATCTGGTTTTAAGCAGCCATTCCCTGAGTGATAATGAAATGGCTGAAGGCTCTGACAGTACAAGTGAGAGCAGTGAGTTGGTTTCTAACCAGGCAGGGCTACCTGAGGGAGCAGTGGCAGGCTTGCTTAGGGAGGAGGGAAATGTGGAGAGTTCCACTCCAGGGGAAGCCCAGCACTCAGAAGAAAGTGCTGAAAACAAGGCTGCAAATGTCCTGGAGGAAAAGTTTGTTGACTGCACTGATGGAAAAAGTGACAAAACAGCAGATGACAGAGCTGAAGAAGAAGATGAGGCTGGGAACACAGTTCAGGGTCTGCCTAGGGAAACTGAGTCTGTGGGTTtgcaggggacagagccacATGAAAGGGATGTCCCAGCAGAGGCACTTGAAAAGGAAGGTGGAGAACATCAGGCACCCATCCAGCCCGCTTCTTCAGAGGACAGTCCTTCAGCACCCCCAGAGGAACCAAGTACACAGGGTAAAACTGAAGATGAAATGGCTACAGCTGAGAAAGATGGACAGAAGGAAGAATTGATGGAAGAGCTGGAGAAGCGTTCAGGTTCTACTGAAGCAGGCGAGCAAGGTGTGGCATCTGTGGAGACAGGAGGCTGCATTCCCAAGGGAATGGGAagtgagctgcagcaggcacagccaggaacaGAGGCGGAGACAGAGGTGACCACTCAGGAAACCCATTTAGACCCGAGCCTTTTAGGTGATGAAATTAAGAAGTCAGGATTGGAAACAGGGGATGAGGCTGAGGAAGGACAGGAGAGTAGGATGGAATGGGCAGAAGATTTGAATCCAAAGGTAGAGGTTCAAACAAGTCAGTGCAGTGAAGAAATGGCAGGTGGtccagaaggagagaaaaacattCCTTTAGAGGGGGAAGTGCAGAAGGTGGTTAAACAAGCAGAAGGTGAATGTAAAGAGGAGTCAGGTGTAGGTGTTACTGCAGCTACTGAAAACAAAGCCAGTaaagaaacactgaaagaaaatgagcaaGAGGTGGAGCTTGCAGACCACCCTGGTGGGGAATTTGCTTCTGAGGAAGGTGTAAGTAATGCCCTGGCACAGAAGTCTCTGCAGAATGACGACATTAGTGAACAAGTTACACTGGAGGAAGATGTAAATAATTCCCTGGCACAGGAACCTGTGCAGGATGAAAACATTGGTGTACAAGTTAAATTGGAGGAAGGTGTAAATAATTCTGTGGCACAGGAACCTGTGCAGGATGAAAACATTGGTGTACAAGTTAACTTGGAGGAAGGTGTAAATAATTCTGTGGCACAGGAACCTGTGCAGGATGAAAACATTAGTGTACAAGTTAAATTGGAGGAAGGTGTAAATAATTCCCTGGCACAGAAGCCCGTGCAGGACGACAACATTAGTGAAGAAGTGAAATTGGAGGAACAAGCAGAGGAGAGCCTGGAAGATGATGGTGATGCATTTGATTTCGATGAAGAGTCAAATCAAATACTAGAATCTGATGAAAAATGTGATGGAGATGAAGCTGATACACAAAGAGAAGAGGGTGATGGAGCAAATGGTGCTGCTGGAAAAACTGCCCACACGGacaaagctggagagggaacagACAAAATGGAAACCAAAGATGCTTTGACCAAAGGTGAAGTCCTGCAGCATAAAAAAGATGAACCTGAAGGAACAGGGTGCTTGCAAGGGGAAGCGTCAGGGAAAACTGATGTGGAGGAAGATGAAATCAAAGTATCAGATTCTAGTAAACTGGGAAAATTACAGGATGAAGAAGTTTTGGAACAGGTTTTGGAAAGTGCTTTCATTAAGAGGGCTGAAAGCAGGGAGGATTTGCAGGCTGGCAGAAGGAGTAAGGGTAGATCCAGAGATGACTGTACCATCTCCTGAGTTCAGAATCTCAAACCTACGTGAGTTCCATGCCCTGTGACCAGTCCCAGGACACAAACATGCACTTTGCACAAGACATCAGACCTTGGAATACCCTTAGAGCTTTGTCTTTGTAGGTAACTCAGCCTAAAGCATGGATATGGTAATGATGCAAGTATGGTAATGATGCTCTTGTGTTGTACCCAGCCACAAGAAATCGAGACTGTCTCGGGTTGAAAGCTTATCACCTTGTGAGGAAGCTTCACAACTTGACCATTCAAACTATTATGCAATTAAAGTACCTCTAGTGTGGATAGCTGCTCCTGGGGATTtctacaggatttttttttattattctagCCTAGTTGATCAATATCTTGAATGCACATTGGGCCTTTGTGAACTTATGCACATTATGCTTACTTGTACTTCAATCTACAGCAAGCACATTAACTCTTCATGAAGGAACTCAGCCAGATCACCAGTTTCACTGATGGTGAAACTTCTTTCAGAATGATTAAAGCCTATGAACCaatctcttatttttttaacatgaagaaaaaagatattttcattCCACTTTGTGTGTATTTCTTACATGGTCATATTCCAAAATACAGTTAGATCACTGTGAATCTGCTTAGTCTGAGCACTTTGGAAGAGCAATGCACAGTTTGGAGAAAGTGCAACATACAGGTCTTAGTTTGCTGAAAGgaataaatatatacatgtttACTTCATCCAGGCACTTTGCCACTACCACAGTAGGCCTTTTACACCATGTCTTGCatggtgtttttattttttccagagaaagtGTCAATACACAGTGTAATGTGTGCTTAGGTTTGCTATCAAGTACTGTCAGATATCAATAtataaaatatctatttttccaagaaaaatttttgtttaaaatttgcttattgcattatatattttttgCAAACTCTGATTCTGAAAGAATGTTTTTATCTCTGAAACAAATCTTATCTCTTCCCTTCTGAAAAGAAGATAACTTTGCATGTCTTAACTCTTGCTGGATATCAGACCAAAGAGGACTGTTGTTTTGTGTACTAGCCCCACTGTGGCTTTTGGAAAAGCTGGGTTGCTTTGAGTTGCTGGCATAAATTAGGCTCTTGGACTCCCTTGCTGTATTTCCTCTTGCATCTCTGCTAGTGCTTGGGAAGAGAGCATGTTTTGCAtatataaatattcatttaaagTGTTAAGCAGTGCATGTCCCAAGGGAATGCAGATCGAGGGGGGTTCGAGGGGGGGTTCGGGCTGTGGAAGGCTGAGTTTGTGTTGATGTTACAAAGTTGTCAGAGCGCAGACAGACTGCAAAATTGGAAGATGTATATCAAAATGTACTGCTgtatataatttaaataaacatattttatacTTTAAAATACCTGTCCAGAGCACTGTTTCTAAACCTGCACAAGGAGTTATTTAAACCTGTATCATTTCAACAccatttttctgcagctgttgtTCAATTTATTACCTTGTGCTACGTAGCTACAAGAGCCATCTCCCTAGGACTGGGCAGCCTCGGGGTTTGAGCACCTTGAATATGTGATGGCACCTTAACTGTAGAGCTCTAACAGGTCTGTAACCCTGTAACTCCTTTCATGTGGCTTCTCTCCAACTTACAGCAGATCCACCGTGGTTTCTGTAAGTATTGGCAGTTGTTCCTAAGGGTTTACTCTAGATGCTAATCCAAAAAGTCATAGATCTTATAAGCATTTCTTATTAGCATGTAGCAGTGTTTATTTAAAGATTTGGCTGTGCTATACTCTCAACAGTAATATGTGGTTTAATGTTGGAAGTGGGTTTTAATTGGTAAATAGACTTAAACAGATCATTAAGTGGTCTTACCGGGCTTCACCTGTACTGTGGATGGATCTATCAGAGTCAAATTAGGCAACGTGCCATTATATCCCGTGTTTCTTACGAGttcatttctgattttcacTAGTTTTTCCACTTCCAAAGAAAAGACAGCATCTTTAAGAGAATTCCTTTTTAAAGCCATATCACAGGAGCAGAAACACCTCCAATCTTACCTGTCCATGCACCAGCTTGGATCCCACTCCCAGTGTAACTGGGAACAAGACCATGGAGAGGCAGTGCAGCGTAGCTGTTGTGCCAGAAATCCACCCTGGAATGTTGAAAACGAGAATGTGACCCAAGGATGAATCTTTGTCTTCCAGAATAACCCCAAATGCTCGCTGGGTTTTCTGGTCATCACCTAGTGGCACATAAATGCTGTAGCCCAGGTCTGTGCATATCAGAGCTAGCCTGAAATCCTTTCAAAAGCAGTATCTCAAGAAACTTACTTGATAAAAAAGGGGAATAAATAGTGCAAAGGTCTTGGTCAATATCTTCTTTGCTATAGAGAAGAACAGTCCTCCTGTGCTCCTCAAAAGCAGTACTGCAAGCTGGTGTCTTCCAAATCCTGTGCTGTTCCTGGCAGCACCCCTCTTCTGAGAAAGACAGGAAAGCATTTTCTCATCATCCAAAATAGATGGACAGATCTGGAGAAGGAGCATTGCCCAACCTGCTTCTGACAGCTGGATTCTTGCAGGCTGTTCTGAATAGCTGCTTGGGGCTGGGATTTCATGGGATGTCTTTCCATCCTCCAAGACCAGTTTATCCCTTTCATTTACATCATGGTTCATTATTTCCTGGGCCACACATCGTGTAAATCACACAGGTAAAACCAGCAGCCTCCCATCCCATGCTCCCCTCTTAGTGGAAAGCCATGGAGGATGGATGTGTGGCTGGTTTGGGAATGTTTGGGCCACTGGGGGGGCAGCACCTGAGTAAGCAATGCCTGGAGTCACCTGCAGTGCCGAGGCAGTGAGATCAGATCAGTCACTGGACttgggagctgtggcagcaccGTGCTCaccctgctgtgtcctgctcccTCACAGGCCCCATCTCCTCCTCGGCCTCTGTAAACTCTGTGGCCATGAACTGGTGCAGTGAGTACCCTGGGAATCACCTTCCCAAAGTGAAGTGAGGTGAATGTCACACTCTGATTATTCACTGGAGCATCTTTCTATGTGGAGTAAGGTTAATGACTGTTACAGATGAGAATTTTAATTAGCTGCTTCCTGTCCTGATTCAATAGACTGTTCTTTGCTGCCTGTTCTCAAGGTCCTCAGATTCGGTGGAAAAATATCTCGTAAATGCAAAATCAAGGTGACCCTGCAGAGTAAGTTTTCTGTGTTAATGTGGGGGTTTAAGATAAGTGAAACCCAAGAGGCCCTCATCTCGACAGGCAGAATATGAATGGCAATTTAAGCAAActaattttttccctgctgcctgcatgtCCCAATGGGGTGCACAGATGTCTGTAATGAGGGCAGAGAGAACTGAGGGTGAGATCAAACTTGACAGTTCACCCCAAAATGCATCCTTTTTGCAGGAAAAGGGCTTTGGGGAACCCAGTGTCCTTCCTCACTGGAAGCTGGAAGAGGTCTCCTTTCTTCAGGCAGGCAGGTTTCACCCCACAGCAGTGGTTGTGTTAATGAAAGTCACAACTAAATTATTTCCAGGATCAAAGTGTGTTACTTGGCCCTTTTGGAGTCAATACATTTGGGCTAATTTTGTAGTGGCCTAAAGGTTTCCTGCTGCACCAGTCCTCATTCTCTTTCCAATCCTTGGAACTCCATTTCTTAATCTTTGCTGGCCTGTAAATCCCAACACAGTCTCTTGAGTCCAAGTATCTCCAAGCTGTTTGCTGCTCTTGCTTTCTTCATTggcctttgtttttcttccatatCTTTCATCTTTTGCAGAATTTTTGTCTtaagttttctttccttcccataTAGATCTGTgaaattgttttattgttttgaaGGGGTTTATACTCAGAAATTTTGGTTGTGGGTGATATTTACCAAAAAAGTGGGTTCgggtcttttttgttttttcatatcAGTGCTCAGGTGAAACAATGTTGGGTGTGTTACAAAtggatgaaaaacaaaaagaatagGACTTCAGGAGGTTCAAAATTAATCCATAGATCTGCTGAACTGGGATCTCACGCTCAGATCTGTATTTGGGTATTGCATCAGAAGCCAAGGTAAAGGTTTTATTCCATGCTCTGGAGTGGGACTATATGGGGGGGTGTATTCCCAGGAGGGGAATGACATACTGTATTAATGTCTGCTGTACTTCCATTGGGAAGCCAGTTTCCACCATGACTTGATTCAATACAGACTCTTGATTCCCTTTAAGTGCGTGTgctaacaagaaaaaaaggaagaaccACAAGACTTTGGCCTTTTCAGGAGTTGTCATCAAAGaagaaatggtatttttaaagctcttcAAAAAACTTTGagtctctctctctcagcaGAATTTACCTGGTAAAAGCCCACCAGGCTCTTATGTGTAATTTACCTTGCTTTCCTAAGTTTAAGAAAAGATCTTTTCCTTGAGTGACCTTTGGATTTTAACCATTTGATCAGCAGGCCAGACCTCAGCTGTGGAGttgagctctgagcagcctgggctctgcactgctggcaAGGGAGGCCAGCTGAACAAACCTGCAGTGAGACCCAGCTGAGGTCAACAGATCCTCTCCTAATGGGTGCATTTGAATGTGATGTTGCAGCATGCTCCTGCCTGAGGTGTACCTGAACAAACGGAGCTTGTTAATTAATGAGGTCATTTGGGTGGTAAGAAAATGTGCTTTCTCACATTGCAGCCCTtaatggggaaggaaaaaaaggaaatgattTGGTTGCTTACTTTGTAGTTCTTTTTCCCAGCTGTCTCATTCTGTAGAGTGCACTTTATTAATGAAGGCTGCACATACCCATACTTCCAAGTCTAAATGTAGGACAACAGTTGTGCAGATTGTCCATTTCCTCTTGATGTTTGACCTGGAGAATTGactctgcagagaaaacaaTGTTTTACCAGACTGCTGCGttcaaaacacaaataatttgACGGGCCAATGTTTTTCTGGTCATAATGTTGGAGCTAAAATGTCACTGCCATGTAAAAGAAGGGAAGAGTTAAAAAGTGCTGAGAATGTGCTTAGCTGTGATTATAGGTGTTTACAGTATTGTCATTGTGTTAAACTGTCAAGATGTTGTGAGATTTTGTGTTGCAGTTGTGCTTGACCCTAGAGTTCTTGCATGCTAACCTAACGTAGAAGATTAGCCTCTTTGCATGCAGCTGGCTGCTGGGACAAGCATGTTCTGTGAGAATGCCATaactgccctggctgcagccccctcccagccccgtCCGGGCCTCGTGTCCTGTGGTACGTGCCCTCACTCCCCCTTCAGTAGCCACTAACCTGAACGGGTCAGGCTCGTGCCTCAGATGCGCTCCCCGTGCGCCGCTCGATCAGCCAGCTCTGACCTCTGCCTTTTCTCTTCCAGACAGGCTGAAAAAGCTCATCGATGAACGGGAGTCCTTGCTAGACCAGGTAATCACAGGGCGAGTGAAGAGCAGTAAATGGTTAAGGAAATGGAAATAGCCCACACACGAGGTgtagagcagcagtgctgtggtcaGGTTGCTCTTGCTGAGGACTTGCTGCCTTTTCTGGCCACTCTGTTCTTTCTCCAGAACATTCCTCCTGTATGTTAACTCAGGATACACAGAAGATATGACCCAGTGTGCCTCTTATTTATGAATAGTAATCCTTCAGATCGGCCAAGCCCAAGGGAAAAACAGGCATGGCTTGGAAATTGTAGAAGCAAATTTTCTTTCCGAGAGTAAGCCCTCCCCTCTGCTGGGTCTGTGGGTAAATGGGCCATTTGGAAAGGTTTGTTGGAGGAACTGCAGATGGGTAAAGAGCAATTAAAG
Protein-coding sequences here:
- the LRRFIP1 gene encoding leucine-rich repeat flightless-interacting protein 1 isoform X24, translating into MYSPEGVRRAVGIFRGCSPSSGTQRRRGGAFREDAGGFRGRCAPSPGAPSALPRARLPLPARSPLRPRAAPGASGRAPPPQTAGAMDAAADCLSPAAQQQAEARLAAKRAARAEAREIRMKELERQQKEIYQVQKKYYGLDTKWGDIEQWMEDSERYSRRARRNASASDEDERMSVGSRGSLRASVYEESVYSGSRRYSAPSSRAPSEYSCYLGSGSRASSRASSARASPVIEERPEKDFEKGARTVSSLSAATLASLGGTSSRRGSGDTSISADTEASIREIKDIYELKDQIQDVEGKYMQGLKELKDSLAEVEEKYKKAMVSNAQLDNEKTNFMYQVDTLKDALLELEEQLAESRRQYEEKSKEFEREKHAHSILQFQFMEIKEALKQREEMLAKHGIIPDSDIATNGDTSDILDNEGHLDSSRPAPGTTQALKPGGEGMLGKANEVEMKNEILEDVGKREILQNTEHEEHKEESEEEEEAQPLHAAENAKAEHMVEERDAPPTVMIPESRCAEQGQSLTAPVSGSASSNSDSDTDGLGEVTESRGTAVQQPESTEAERTNENLELGSPQGHQIFETPQEMFCDSGTEQEVGEAAPNQEEQEDLVLSSHSLSDNEMAEGSDSTSESSELVSNQAGLPEGAVAGLLREEGNVESSTPGEAQHSEESAENKAANVLEEKFVDCTDGKSDKTADDRAEEEDEAGNTVQGLPRETESVGLQGTEPHERDVPAEALEKEGGEHQAPIQPASSEDSPSAPPEEPSTQGKTEDEMATAEKDGQKEELMEELEKRSGSTEAGEQGVASVETGGCIPKGMGSELQQAQPGTEAETEVTTQETHLDPSLLGDEIKKSGLETGDEAEEGQESRMEWAEDLNPKVEVQTSQCSEEMAGGPEGEKNIPLEGEVQKVVKQAEGECKEESGVGVTAATENKASKETLKENEQEVELADHPGGEFASEEGVSNALAQKSLQNDDISEQVTLEEDVNNSLAQEPVQDENIGVQVKLEEGVNNSVAQEPVQDENIGVQVNLEEGVNNSVAQEPVQDENISVQVKLEEGVNNSLAQKPVQDDNISEEVKLEEQAEESLEDDGDAFDFDEESNQILESDEKCDGDEADTQREEGDGANGAAGKTAHTDKAGEGTDKMETKDALTKGEVLQHKKDEPEGTGCLQGEASGKTDVEEDEIKVSDSSKLGKLQDEEVLEQVLESAFIKRAESREDLQAGRRSKGRSRDDCTIS